A stretch of DNA from Gymnodinialimonas sp. 57CJ19:
ATCCATGCAAGGAGCATCCCAAACCGCCAAGCTCCCCCGCGCCGGGTTCTTTCTCGCGGCCCGAGCGCAGGTCATCCAAAAACCGCGCCGCCGCCGTCATAGGCCCCATCGTGTGCGAAGAAGATGGGCCGATGCCGACCTTGAAGATATCGAAGATACTCAGAAACATGGGCCCCAACTAACGTGATCCGCTCGATTTCAACGCGATAGCACCGACTTGCTATACGTTAATAACGACGCTGGAAAGGAACCTAAGGGGCAGCAGACGTTGCTGTAGCTACCCCTTGAGGCAATAGGTTCTTCATTCCGAGCCAGACAAAGTGTTCTCAAGAAACCCGATTACCTGCCCGATCTGGTCTGCCCGCTCTTTCAACTCTTCGATCTTGTGTTGGATGACGCCGCGCGCGACCTCACGATCGCAACTTTCTGCGGTGGCCTCCACAATGGAGCGCAGATCAGCAACTGACACGCCCGCATCTCGTGCGCCTGTGAAAAACTGCAACCAGACGAGGCAATCATCCCTGTAGTTGCGGTAGCTGTTTGTCTCACTGTCTTCGACGGTCGACGTGAGAAGACCGTTGCGTTCATAAAACCGGATGGTGTCCCGGCTAACGCCTGATTTCTGTGCAAGTTCGCCTATGCGCATCGCCAAACCTCAAACTATGGACAAAGGTCTATTGTTTTTATTCCTACACCCTCTATGTGCGATCAAAGGTGTGAAATTGCAATCTCTTGAGGACTGAGGACAACGTTCATGACAAAACGCATCATTATCGTCGGTGGGGGCTATGTTGGCGTGCAACTGGCCAAGGCGCTAGATGGCAAGGCAGATGTGACGCTGATTGAGCCTCGCAGCCACTTTGTCCACGCCCCTGCAATGATCCGGGCAGTTGTTGATCCACAGGTTCTGGAGCAGGGATTGGTCCCCTATGATAAATTGCTCAAGAACGGTGAAATGCTTCGGGCACGTGCCAAAAGCATCCATGCCGCAGGTGTCACGCTTGAAGACGGGACCGACGTGCCCGGGGATTACATCGTCGTCGCGACAGGATCTAGCAATGCGATGCCGTTCAAGCCTGTAGGTGATGACATTGACGCTTTTCGCGCGGAAAACGCGCGTATCCATGGGATGCTGGAAACCGCGCAAAGTGTAGCCATCGTTGGCGCGGGTGCTGTCGGGACAGAATTGGCCGGCGAAATCGCGCATTTCATGCCAGATAAGAAGGTCACGCTGATTTCCTCAGAACCGTCGCTATTTCCGACCATGCCATCAAAACTTGGGGCTGCCCCGAATGGTAAACTCAAGGAAGCTGGCGTGACGACGATTTTCGGTGCGCGGGCCGAAAACCTTGAGAGTATGACAGAGCCTTATGCTGGGGCACTTCAACTTAGCAACGGTGACAGTATTGTTGCCGATTTGATCTTCCCTGCGATTGGGTCTCGCGCCTCGTCAGCCGTTTTTGAGACTCTGCCTGGCAGCACAAAAGGTGCCGCGAATAGGGTCAAGACTGACCCGTGGTTACGTCCTTCCGACCTGCCCAATGTCTTTGCCGCTGGTGATGTTGTTGAGGCAGGAGATGCGATGACAATCGTTGCCGTCAGCCGCCAAGCACCTTGGTTGGAGAAGATGCTGACATCGCTGATCAAAGGTAAGAAGGTCGAGGAAGTGGCCAAGTACAAGCCGTGGAGCAAAGCGCCTTTCCTGGTCCCCCTGGGGCCGCAAAAAGGGAATTCCTATCTCGTAATGTTCACCGCCGGAGACACGATTACACGCCTCATGAAGGGCAAGGACCTGTTTGTGTCCAAGTATCGAAAGATGCTGAACCAGACGTGACGCGACCCGCGCCCAAGAACAGGTATTTGCCCGCGAGACCAATCAGAGGCAGTGGCGTTAACCTCAAAACTCGGTGCAGACATTCGATGCCTTGCGGGAGATCGGCGGAATGGTCCCCCCCAGGGTTGCCTCATGGTGCCCCGGATGATGGTGGGCCGACATCCCGCGCGAACGACGCGCCGAGTGGAGTGAGGGTAGGTGCGGCCTGCCCACCTGCTGCCATCGAATCACGAGAAACGCTTGTCTGTTGCGGCCTCACCACGCTCTAAATACGCGTGCTGCTGCTTCCGCCATGCTTCCAGAATTGGGAGCTCGCCCAACTCGCAGCACGCCTCGTGCTTAACTGGCTGATAAGTAAGGGAAAATGGTGAGCCCTGCAGGATTCGAACCTGCGACAAATTGATTAAAAGTCAACTGCTCTACCAACTGAGCTAAGGGCCCGCTCAAGTCGCGCTTACTAGGGTCGTCTCTAGGGCGCGTCAAGCGAAAATCCCCGTGGGGTCTTTGAACTGTCGCCGGGTTCTCGTATATGCGGCGAATGCCTGATCCTGTTTCCCCTTCCGGTCTGACGTTTTTAAAGATGCACGGCCTTGGCAATGACTTCGTGGTCATTGATGCCCGCGACGGTGGCCGCGTGGTGACGCCTGCGCTGGCGCGGGGCTTGGGGGATCGACACCGCGGTGTCGGGTTCGATCAATTGGCGGTGGTTGAAGCGGGCGATGACAGTGACCTGCGGCTGACGTTCTGGAACGCCGATGGCTCTGTTGCCGGTGCTTGCGGCAACGCAACCCGCTGTGTTGCCCGGCGCGAGATGGAGTTGACGGGCCGCGACCACATCACCCTACGGACCGAGCGGGGGCTGCTGGAGGCGGTTGACGCGGGCGACGGGCTGACCTCGGTCAACATGGGCGCGCCGCTTCTGGAATGGCAGGACGTGCCGCTGGCCCACGAATGCGATACGTTGAGCTTGCCGATTGACGGCACGCCGGTGGCGACGGGCATGGGCAATCCCCATTGCACCTTCTTCGTGGAAGATGCCGACGCCGTCGACCTGGAAGCCCTTGGCGCGCGCTTTGAACATGATCCGCTTTTCCCCCAGCGCACCAACGTCCAGTTTGCCCATGTGATCGGGCCGGATCATCTGCGGATGCGGGTGTGGGAACGGGGCGTTGGGGTTACCCTAGCCTCGGGTTCTTCGTCTTGTGCCGTGGCCGTGGCCGCCGTGCGCCGGGGGCTGACCGGGCGCCGCGTGCGCCTGACGCTGGACGGCGGAGAGATTGCAATTGATTGGCGCGAGGATGGCGTCTGGATGACAGGCCCCACGGCCCATGTCTTCACTGCGACGCTGACGCCCGCCTTCCTTGATGCGCTGACATGAGCTTGCCCAACCATAAGCCGCCCGTGTTTCACACGCTGGGCTGTCGCCTGAACGCCTACGAGACCGAGGCGATGCGCGAAATGACCGATGCCGCTGGTTTGCAGAACGCCGTGGTGGTCAACACCTGCGCCGTCACGGCCGAGGCTGTGCGCAAGGCCCGCCAAGAGATCCGGAAGCTGAAGCGCGACAACCCCGATGCCAAGCTGATCGTCACCGGCTGCGCCGCCCAGACCGAACCCGCCACGTTTGAGGCGATGGGAGAGGTGGACCTTGTCCTGGGCAATACCGAGAAGATGAACCCCGAAACCTGGACCGGCATGGCCGCTGATTTCATTGGCGACACCGAAAAGGTGCGCGTCAACGACATCATGTCGGTGACCGAGACGGCCGAGCATTTGATCGACGGGTTCGGCACCCGCTCCCGCGCCTATGTGCAGGTGCAAAACGGCTGTGACCACCGCTGCACCTTCTGCATTATTCCTTACGGTCGCGGGAACTCTCGTTCGGTTCCGGCGGGCGTCGTGGTGGATCAGATCAAACGTCTCGTGGATCGTGGCTTTAACGAGGTGGTGCTGACCGGGGTTGATATGACCTCTTGGGGGGCGGACCTGCCGGGGGAGCCGAAGCTGGGCGATCTGGTGATGCGTATCCTGAAGCTGGTGCCGGACCTGCCGCGCCTGCGGATCAGCTCGATTGATAGTATCGAGGTGGACGAAAACCTGATGCAGGCCATCGCGACAGAGCCGCGCTTGATGCCGCATCTACATTTGTCGTTGCAGCACGGTGATGATCTGATCTTGAAGCGCATGAAGCGCCGCCACCTGCGCGACGATGCAATTGCCTTCTGCCAGGAGGCCCGCCGCCTGCGCCCCGACATCACCTTTGGCGCCGATATTATCGCGGGCTTCCCGACCGAGACCGACGCCCATTTCGCCAATTCCCTGAAGCTGGTGGAAGAATGTGACCTGACGTGGCTCCACGTTTTCCCCTATTCGCCCCGCGAAGGCACGCCCGCCGCCCGAATGCCCGCTGTCGATGGGCCCACGATCAAGGCGCGGGCCAAGCGGTTGCGCGACGCCGGTGAAGCCGCCGTCACGGCGCATCTCAACAAACAGGTCGGGCAGGTTCATCGGATCTTGATGGAGAATCCCCGCATGGGCCGGACCGAGCAATTTACCGAAGTACGTTTTGCCAGCGATCAGCCGGAGGGCCAGATCGTGACCGCGAAAATTGCGGGTATCGACGGGAACAGCCTGCGGGCCCAAGGGTGATTCCTTGCGCCAAGGGGCGGTTTCAGCGAGACGTGATCATTCAAATTTGAGGTAAACAGACGGGCGGCAAAGCGCTCTTTGTTTACGCGAGGCTTACGACACTGTTGGCACCTGTCGAAACGGGTAGGTCAAATGAACAACAGTCTGCCCAAAAGCCCGACGACGCGGCAACGGAGCAGGTGCGCCGCGGTCTTTTTTGTCAGAGATCAACCGCTTGGCGTATTCGTTAACTTTTGTAACGTTAAGCTGACGGCGTGCCCGCTTCTGGTAACGCGCGCTCTTTAACTGGGATCTATCCATGCATCCGAATCCGGCTTTTCGCCAAGAACCTACTTTCACTAACGTCGGCCTGTGCCGGAAGCGGGGTTTTGGGACGCTTTGCCTCAATGGCGACCCCGCCCCAATGATTGCCCATGTGCCGTTTTTTCTGAACGACATCGGCGACACGGCCGAGCTTCACCTGGTGCGTTCCAACCCGATTGCGCGGGCGGTGAAGGACGCGACCCCTGCGGTGATCGCCGTGAATGGCCCCGATAGCTATGTCTCACCTGATTGGTACAGCATCCCCAATCAGGTGCCGACGTGGAACTACGTAGCTGTCCACATGCGCGGCTTGTTGCACCCGATGGCTCCTGAAGAAACCCGTGCCCACATTGACAGGATTTCCGGCCATTTTGAGGACCGCTTGGCCCCGAAAAAGCCGTGGACCACGGCGAAGATGCAGGCAGACCTGTTGGAGAAGTTGCAGCGGCAAATCATCTCTTTCCGGTTTGAGGTTCAAGAGGTGGAGGGGACCTGGAAGCTCAACCAGAACAAACCCGACATGGCCCGGCAAGATGCAGCAGGCGCGATCAAGCACTCTCCGATCGGGCATGAGGTTGAAACGCTCAGTGCGCTGATGACCGGTGGTGTTCCGTCGATTGATAAGGACGCGCCGCTAACCTACATCTAGGACATCACTCTTTGAAGGAGATGACCTGGATGGCTTTGAACATTCCACCAATGGCGTTCATCGCGCTACGGTATGGGGCTTTTGCCGTTGCGGGCTTTGCTGCCGCGCGTTTCGCGCCCCGTGGGCGTTTGTCGCCCGCGGTGGAGGCTGAAATGAACGCCGCCCCGGAAGGCGTGCAGCTGTGCAAGGCGCCGGGGCAATTGGCGGGGGCCGCGAAAATCACAAGATCATTGCGGGCAGGGCGGTTCGGTCCGCGCTTCCGTGTTGAAGGAGCGGCGCTTGCGCGCCTGAGAATAAGGCGACTGATATGATTGAACTTCTGGGCTCTGATGCCTCTCCGTTCGTGCGCAAGGCGCGGGTTTTGGTGGCAGAGGCGGGCATTATCGATGTGCCTTACGTGCAGGTGACGGCCACGCCCATGGGCGGCGAAGACCGCCTGAACTCGGCCAATCCTCTGGGCAAAATTCCGGCGTTGGCGCGTGAAGATGGCCCCACGATCTATGACAGCAACGTCGTGTGCCGTTTTCTGGATGATCGTGCGCAAGCGGGCTTCTACCCGGCGGGTCGCCTTTGGGAATGTCTGACGCTGGAGGCGACGGGTGATGGCATCATGGAGGCCGCCGTCGGCATCGTCTATGAAAAGCGCCTGCGCCCGGAAGAGCTGTGGTGGAACGATTGGTTCGACGCTCAATGGGTGAAGGTCACCCGGTCCCTTGATGCGTTGGAACGGCAATGGATGAGCCATCTGTATGGTCCTGTTGATATGGGCCAGATCAGCGTCGCCTGTGCGCTTGGTTATCTGGACCTGCGCCACAAGGACCGCGATTGGCGGGCCGGGCGCGATGCTTTGGCGACGTGGTACGCCAAGTTTGCCGAGCGTCCCTCGATGGTGGGCACCGCGCCGGAATGAAGATCGCTCTCGCGGACACGGACGCTGCGCGGCAGGCATGTTTCGACATTCGCCGCGCGGTGTTCATCGAAGAACAGCAAATCCCCGAGGCCGAGGAATGGGACGCCGATGATGCCACCTGTCTGCATTATCTGGCCGGGGATGGCGCAGGCACGGCGCGGGTGATCCCGCGGGGCGACACTGCCAAGATCGGTCGCGTTGCGGTGATGAAAGCCCATCGCGGCACGGGCCTTGGGGCGCGGATCATGCAGACGTTGATGGAAGACGCAAAGGCGCGGGGCTTCACCGCCGCCGAACTCGAATCGCAAGTCTACGCGATTGCGTTTTATGAGCGGTTGGGCTTCGTCGCCGAGGGGCCAGATTATGACGACGGCTCTGGCATCCTGCACCGCTTGATGCGTGCAAAGCTGTAGCAGGGCGGGGGCGCGGCTCAACATTCCGGGCATCGGCAACGGGCGGGCGGGCCATCTGCAACAATCGGACCGCATGCCCCCGATGTTCTGCGCGATTGCGGGCGCCGCGCTTGTTCTGCGGCTCTATGGCACAGCCAAGGCACCCCATTTGGGCGATGACCCACGGCAAGAGGCCGCGCGACCCCTCCCCAAGATCGCGGAGACACGGCGGATTCTCGAAACGAGGATCTTTTTCGAGAGCCCGTCGCGCCCCTCAAGACGTAGCAAACCGACCGTTGCGCCGTTGAAATGATCCCGTTTTTTCGGAGATTTGGGGGAAGGCGGCACTGGGGGTTTCTGGCGGCGCAAGACTTTGGAAGCCATCGACAGCCACCACATTGCGTTGCTCGAGGATCAGGCCCTCGCACCGGTGTCATTTCCAGACAATTCCAGAGGAATCGCCGTCAGGGGGGCGATCAGGGCGAAAATTTGCACATTTCGGCCCCCGTGTGCGCGTTTGTCCGCTGGACGCGTAAACCGTCAAACAGTAACAGCAACAGCAGCTTGGGGGCGGAGGGATTCCGTCGCCGCAACTAGACGTTTCCAGGTCTGAAGACGTTTGGACCCAGAGAGAAAGGACGCAGAGCTCGTGTCAGATACACAGGATCCGTCCGGCGACCGCCGGGATTTTCTGTACTACGCCACCGCTGGTACTGGTGTTGTTGTTACAGGTGCGGCCGCTTGGCCGCTGGTAAACTCCATGAACCCCTCCGCCGATGTGCAGGCTGCCAGCCAGCTGCGCGTTGACGTGTCGGGGGTAGAGCCGGGCACTCAGCTGACCGTGCTGTTTCTTGGTAAGCCGATTTTCATCCGTCGCCGCACGGAAGAAGAAATTGAAGCTGGCCGCGCCGTAGAGATGAGCGAGCTTGTCGATACCGACGCCCGCAACGCCAACGCCGCCGGTGAAGACGCCGCAGATATCAACCGTACGCTGGTCACGCCCGATGGCGAGAACACCGGTGAATGGCTGGTGATGCAGGGCGTGTGTACGCACCTTGGCTGCGTGCCAATCGGTGACGGCGCTGGCGACTTCGGCGGGTGGTTCTGCCCCTGCCACGGGTCGCACTACGACACCGCCGGCCGTATCCGTCGTGGGCCTGCGCCTGAAAACCTGCCGGTTCCGCCAGCAGAGTTCCTCGACGATTCCACAATTTTGCTCGGTTAAGGGAGGATTGAACCATGGGTGGTATTCCCCACGACCATTACGAACCAAAGTCTCGGCCAGAGAAGTGGCTTCACCGCCGCTTGCCCGTCGTTGCTTTGATGTACGACACATTGATGATCCCGACGCCGAAAAACCTCAACTGGATGTGGATTTTCGGCATCGTGCTGGTGTTCTGTCTGGTGATGCAGATCCTGACTGGTGTGCTGCTGGTCATGCACTACACGCCCCACGTTGATCTGGCGTTCGCGTCGGTTGAACACATCATGCGCAACGTGAACGGCGGG
This window harbors:
- a CDS encoding MerR family transcriptional regulator is translated as MRIGELAQKSGVSRDTIRFYERNGLLTSTVEDSETNSYRNYRDDCLVWLQFFTGARDAGVSVADLRSIVEATAESCDREVARGVIQHKIEELKERADQIGQVIGFLENTLSGSE
- a CDS encoding FAD-dependent oxidoreductase; the protein is MTKRIIIVGGGYVGVQLAKALDGKADVTLIEPRSHFVHAPAMIRAVVDPQVLEQGLVPYDKLLKNGEMLRARAKSIHAAGVTLEDGTDVPGDYIVVATGSSNAMPFKPVGDDIDAFRAENARIHGMLETAQSVAIVGAGAVGTELAGEIAHFMPDKKVTLISSEPSLFPTMPSKLGAAPNGKLKEAGVTTIFGARAENLESMTEPYAGALQLSNGDSIVADLIFPAIGSRASSAVFETLPGSTKGAANRVKTDPWLRPSDLPNVFAAGDVVEAGDAMTIVAVSRQAPWLEKMLTSLIKGKKVEEVAKYKPWSKAPFLVPLGPQKGNSYLVMFTAGDTITRLMKGKDLFVSKYRKMLNQT
- the dapF gene encoding diaminopimelate epimerase — protein: MPDPVSPSGLTFLKMHGLGNDFVVIDARDGGRVVTPALARGLGDRHRGVGFDQLAVVEAGDDSDLRLTFWNADGSVAGACGNATRCVARREMELTGRDHITLRTERGLLEAVDAGDGLTSVNMGAPLLEWQDVPLAHECDTLSLPIDGTPVATGMGNPHCTFFVEDADAVDLEALGARFEHDPLFPQRTNVQFAHVIGPDHLRMRVWERGVGVTLASGSSSCAVAVAAVRRGLTGRRVRLTLDGGEIAIDWREDGVWMTGPTAHVFTATLTPAFLDALT
- the mtaB gene encoding tRNA (N(6)-L-threonylcarbamoyladenosine(37)-C(2))-methylthiotransferase MtaB encodes the protein MSLPNHKPPVFHTLGCRLNAYETEAMREMTDAAGLQNAVVVNTCAVTAEAVRKARQEIRKLKRDNPDAKLIVTGCAAQTEPATFEAMGEVDLVLGNTEKMNPETWTGMAADFIGDTEKVRVNDIMSVTETAEHLIDGFGTRSRAYVQVQNGCDHRCTFCIIPYGRGNSRSVPAGVVVDQIKRLVDRGFNEVVLTGVDMTSWGADLPGEPKLGDLVMRILKLVPDLPRLRISSIDSIEVDENLMQAIATEPRLMPHLHLSLQHGDDLILKRMKRRHLRDDAIAFCQEARRLRPDITFGADIIAGFPTETDAHFANSLKLVEECDLTWLHVFPYSPREGTPAARMPAVDGPTIKARAKRLRDAGEAAVTAHLNKQVGQVHRILMENPRMGRTEQFTEVRFASDQPEGQIVTAKIAGIDGNSLRAQG
- a CDS encoding FMN-binding negative transcriptional regulator; amino-acid sequence: MHPNPAFRQEPTFTNVGLCRKRGFGTLCLNGDPAPMIAHVPFFLNDIGDTAELHLVRSNPIARAVKDATPAVIAVNGPDSYVSPDWYSIPNQVPTWNYVAVHMRGLLHPMAPEETRAHIDRISGHFEDRLAPKKPWTTAKMQADLLEKLQRQIISFRFEVQEVEGTWKLNQNKPDMARQDAAGAIKHSPIGHEVETLSALMTGGVPSIDKDAPLTYI
- a CDS encoding glutathione S-transferase, whose amino-acid sequence is MELLGSDASPFVRKARVLVAEAGIIDVPYVQVTATPMGGEDRLNSANPLGKIPALAREDGPTIYDSNVVCRFLDDRAQAGFYPAGRLWECLTLEATGDGIMEAAVGIVYEKRLRPEELWWNDWFDAQWVKVTRSLDALERQWMSHLYGPVDMGQISVACALGYLDLRHKDRDWRAGRDALATWYAKFAERPSMVGTAPE
- a CDS encoding GNAT family N-acetyltransferase — encoded protein: MKIALADTDAARQACFDIRRAVFIEEQQIPEAEEWDADDATCLHYLAGDGAGTARVIPRGDTAKIGRVAVMKAHRGTGLGARIMQTLMEDAKARGFTAAELESQVYAIAFYERLGFVAEGPDYDDGSGILHRLMRAKL
- the petA gene encoding ubiquinol-cytochrome c reductase iron-sulfur subunit, which codes for MSDTQDPSGDRRDFLYYATAGTGVVVTGAAAWPLVNSMNPSADVQAASQLRVDVSGVEPGTQLTVLFLGKPIFIRRRTEEEIEAGRAVEMSELVDTDARNANAAGEDAADINRTLVTPDGENTGEWLVMQGVCTHLGCVPIGDGAGDFGGWFCPCHGSHYDTAGRIRRGPAPENLPVPPAEFLDDSTILLG